The Staphylococcus carnosus genome has a segment encoding these proteins:
- the accD gene encoding acetyl-CoA carboxylase, carboxyltransferase subunit beta, which produces MFKDFFNRGSKKKKYVTVQDSKQNDVPTGIMTKCPKCKKIMYTKELSENLNVCFNCDHHLSLTAYKRIEAISDEGTFKEFDKGMTSANPLDFPGYEEKIKKDQEKTGLDEAVVTGTAELGGIEYGVAVMDARFRMGSMGSVVGEKICRIIDYCTEHRLPFILFSASGGARMQEGIISLMQMGKTSVSLKRHSDAGLLYISYITNPTTGGVSASFASVGDINLSEPKALIGFAGRRVIEQTINEKLPDDFQTAEFLLEHGQLDKVVHRKEMRSTLESILKMHAGQEVNKDA; this is translated from the coding sequence ATGTTTAAAGATTTTTTTAATCGAGGCAGTAAAAAGAAAAAATATGTTACTGTGCAAGATTCAAAACAGAACGATGTTCCAACAGGTATCATGACTAAATGCCCAAAATGCAAAAAAATCATGTACACTAAAGAACTTTCTGAAAATCTCAATGTATGTTTCAATTGTGACCATCACTTATCATTGACTGCATATAAACGTATTGAGGCAATTTCAGATGAAGGAACTTTTAAAGAATTTGATAAAGGGATGACTTCTGCCAATCCTTTAGATTTTCCGGGATATGAAGAAAAAATAAAAAAAGACCAAGAAAAAACTGGTTTAGACGAAGCAGTTGTGACGGGTACTGCTGAATTAGGCGGTATAGAATACGGTGTTGCTGTCATGGATGCTCGATTCAGAATGGGCAGTATGGGTTCAGTAGTCGGTGAGAAAATTTGTCGTATTATAGATTACTGTACTGAACACCGTCTACCGTTCATTTTATTTTCAGCAAGTGGTGGTGCCAGGATGCAAGAAGGTATTATTTCATTGATGCAGATGGGTAAAACAAGTGTGTCATTGAAACGTCATTCTGATGCTGGATTATTATATATTTCTTACATTACGAATCCGACAACGGGTGGCGTATCTGCAAGTTTCGCTTCTGTTGGAGATATTAATTTATCTGAACCGAAAGCATTAATCGGATTTGCAGGCCGCAGAGTTATCGAACAGACAATTAATGAAAAATTGCCGGATGATTTCCAAACTGCAGAATTCTTATTGGAACACGGTCAACTAGATAAAGTGGTACATCGTAAAGAAATGCGCAGTACTTTAGAATCTATTTTAAAAATGCATGCTGGACAAGAGGTGAATAAAGATGCTTGA
- the ald gene encoding alanine dehydrogenase → MKIGIPKEIKNNENRVGLSPSGVHALVEKGHTVLVEHTAGEGSFFTDEDYKAVGAEIVNSAGEAWDVEMVIKVKEPIKEEYQYFREDLILFTYLHLANDKELTEALADNKVVAIAYETVQLPDNSLPLLTPMSEVAGRMAAQIGAQFLQKFYGGKGILLSGIPGVPKGNVTIIGGGQAGTNAAKIALGLGANVTILDVNPKRLQELEDLFDGRVNTIMSNPLNIEEAVVNSDFVIGAVLIPGAKAPKLVTEDMVKQMKDGSVMVDIAIDQGGIFETSDHVTTHDDPTYIKHGVVHYAVANMPGAVPRTSTVGLNNATLPYALQIANKGYLNALRDNQPLSLGLNVYDGKVTNEGVAKALDLPYTPVDKALI, encoded by the coding sequence ATGAAAATAGGTATTCCAAAAGAGATAAAAAACAATGAAAACAGAGTAGGTTTATCACCAAGTGGTGTGCATGCATTAGTTGAGAAAGGGCATACTGTGCTTGTCGAACACACTGCTGGAGAAGGTTCATTCTTTACGGATGAAGATTATAAAGCTGTAGGTGCTGAAATTGTAAATAGCGCTGGAGAAGCTTGGGATGTAGAAATGGTTATTAAGGTTAAAGAACCAATCAAAGAAGAATATCAATACTTCAGAGAGGATTTAATCTTATTCACTTATTTACACTTGGCAAACGACAAAGAATTGACTGAAGCATTAGCTGACAACAAAGTTGTAGCAATTGCTTATGAAACAGTTCAATTGCCAGATAACTCATTACCATTATTAACACCAATGAGTGAAGTTGCAGGAAGAATGGCAGCGCAAATCGGTGCGCAATTCTTGCAAAAATTCTACGGAGGTAAAGGTATTTTACTTTCTGGTATTCCTGGTGTTCCTAAAGGTAATGTAACAATTATCGGTGGTGGCCAAGCAGGTACAAATGCTGCTAAAATCGCTTTAGGTTTAGGTGCAAACGTAACAATCTTAGACGTTAACCCTAAACGTTTACAAGAGCTTGAAGATTTATTTGATGGACGTGTTAACACTATCATGTCTAACCCATTAAATATTGAAGAAGCTGTAGTAAACAGTGACTTTGTAATCGGTGCAGTATTAATTCCTGGTGCTAAAGCGCCTAAATTAGTTACTGAAGATATGGTTAAACAAATGAAAGACGGTTCAGTTATGGTTGATATCGCGATTGACCAAGGCGGAATCTTCGAAACTTCAGACCATGTCACTACTCATGATGATCCAACTTATATCAAACATGGTGTAGTTCACTATGCAGTAGCTAACATGCCAGGTGCGGTTCCACGTACTTCTACAGTTGGTTTAAACAATGCAACTTTACCTTATGCATTGCAAATTGCTAATAAAGGTTACTTAAATGCATTACGTGATAACCAACCATTATCATTAGGATTAAACGTTTATGACGGCAAAGTTACAAACGAAGGTGTCGCAAAAGCGCTTGATCTTCCGTATACACCAGTAGATAAAGCATTAATTTAA
- a CDS encoding universal stress protein has product MYKNILLGVDTDLENKKVLQNVQKLSGEGTIVTILNAISEQDAQASIKGGVHLNELTADRSKDLQPTRDTLDEYGIDYDEIIVRGNPKEELVKFANSGDYDILVVSNRKAQEKKKFVLGSVSHKVAKRAQIPVLIVK; this is encoded by the coding sequence ATGTATAAAAACATATTACTCGGTGTTGACACGGATTTAGAAAATAAAAAAGTGCTTCAAAATGTTCAAAAATTATCTGGGGAAGGTACAATCGTTACAATTTTGAATGCGATTTCAGAACAAGATGCACAAGCATCTATTAAAGGCGGAGTTCATTTAAATGAATTAACTGCCGATCGAAGTAAAGATTTGCAACCAACTCGTGATACTTTAGATGAGTATGGCATTGACTACGATGAAATCATTGTACGTGGTAATCCTAAAGAAGAACTTGTAAAATTTGCAAACAGCGGCGACTATGACATTTTAGTTGTTAGTAACCGTAAAGCTCAAGAGAAAAAGAAATTTGTATTAGGCAGCGTCAGTCACAAAGTAGCCAAACGTGCTCAAATCCCTGTATTAATTGTTAAATAA
- a CDS encoding DRTGG domain-containing protein, protein MTKHEQILAHIDSLAVGKKISVRKIAKDLEVSEGTAYRAIKDAEQLGLVATIDRVGTVRIEKKSREQIEHLTFGEIVKIIDGQVLAGRNGLHNTLTKFAIAAMKLENVVKYLTKHTLLIVGNRTDVQMEALKHGSAVLITGGFNTTPEIKKYADEHNLPILSSNYDSYLVANMINRAMYNQIIRKEILIVEDIVKPVSEETVAKEDMLVSDLKKRSQQTGHSRFPVVDDDWKLVGIVTSKDIIAKDSDESIQKVMTKPVLNVQNSTTVASCAHMMIWEGIELLPVTTINKKLLGVVSREDVLRAMQLIGRQPQVGETINDQVAKYISINKDSITVDVAPQLTSQYGTLSKGAFVAIIEETIRYKMRQLKKQEVMIESLSIMYLKTVSIETELEIQYNMLDIGRHFAKIEVSMMNGQTPVAKALTICQMLES, encoded by the coding sequence ATGACAAAACATGAGCAAATTCTGGCGCATATTGATTCTTTGGCTGTAGGAAAGAAAATCTCTGTAAGAAAAATTGCGAAAGATTTAGAGGTTTCAGAAGGTACAGCATATCGCGCTATTAAAGATGCTGAACAATTGGGATTAGTTGCAACAATAGATAGAGTTGGCACAGTAAGAATCGAAAAGAAAAGTCGCGAACAAATCGAACATCTTACATTTGGTGAAATCGTAAAGATTATAGATGGTCAGGTTTTAGCAGGTAGAAATGGATTGCACAATACATTGACTAAATTTGCGATAGCAGCGATGAAACTTGAAAATGTCGTTAAATATTTAACCAAACATACATTGTTAATAGTCGGCAACCGAACAGATGTACAAATGGAAGCTTTAAAACATGGCAGTGCAGTGCTTATAACGGGTGGTTTCAATACTACACCGGAAATCAAAAAGTATGCTGACGAACATAATCTACCGATTCTATCATCAAATTATGATTCATATCTAGTAGCCAATATGATTAATAGAGCAATGTACAATCAAATTATTCGAAAAGAAATTTTGATTGTTGAAGATATCGTTAAACCAGTTTCAGAAGAAACAGTGGCAAAAGAAGATATGTTAGTATCAGATTTGAAAAAGCGTTCACAACAAACGGGACACTCTAGATTCCCAGTAGTAGATGACGACTGGAAACTTGTTGGTATTGTAACAAGTAAAGATATCATTGCGAAAGATTCTGATGAGAGTATTCAAAAAGTGATGACAAAGCCTGTTTTAAACGTGCAGAATTCAACGACAGTTGCAAGTTGTGCACATATGATGATTTGGGAAGGAATTGAACTCTTGCCAGTCACAACTATCAATAAAAAGTTATTAGGTGTCGTCTCTCGTGAAGATGTTTTAAGAGCAATGCAATTAATTGGCAGACAACCGCAAGTAGGCGAAACGATTAATGATCAAGTCGCTAAGTATATTTCTATAAATAAAGATAGTATTACTGTCGATGTCGCGCCTCAATTAACAAGTCAATACGGTACATTAAGCAAAGGTGCTTTTGTGGCAATCATTGAAGAAACGATTCGTTATAAAATGCGCCAATTAAAAAAACAAGAAGTTATGATTGAGAGTTTAAGTATTATGTATTTAAAAACAGTTTCGATTGAGACTGAATTAGAAATACAATACAACATGTTAGATATAGGAAGACATTTTGCTAAAATAGAAGTTAGTATGATGAACGGACAAACACCAGTGGCAAAAGCATTGACAATATGTCAGATGCTGGAAAGCTAG
- a CDS encoding DNA polymerase III subunit alpha, translating to MKAHLNIHTAYDLLNSSLKVPDIIQKAVQEGYETLAITDTNVLHAVPQFYDASIKAGIKPVFGMTIYLSDGLTELETVLLAKNEAGLKSLYQLSSAIKVQEKYATPIEWLKKYQDNLVIIFKNVTSEQLNLVHHFEKHPDLYVDHQSSGAAERLDLNMVYMQEARYLNAEDADTLSALNAIKDNQTIDLVNTGSNHHAHFYTQNEVNDLGLSADVIENTETLAELCTTEIEYHQPLLPQYQTPDNSSSKTYLWHLLEQSLEKMEFDQSQYRERLEYEFNIITEMGYEDYFLIVSDLIHYAKTHNVMVGPGRGSSAGSLVSYLLNITTIDPLRYNLLFERFLNPERVTMPDIDIDFEDTRREKVIQYVQEKYGDYHVSGIVTFGHLLAKAVARDVGRIMGFEESTLSEISKLIPSKLGITLSEAYQNESFKEFVHRNHRHEKWFELSKKLEGLPRHTSTHAAGIIINDRPLYEHVPLFMGDTGLLTQWTMTEDEKLGLLKIDFLGLKNLSIIHQIIDQVKKDLNVSIDIEAIPFDDPKVFEMLSRGDTTGLFQLESDGVRQALKRLQPQHFEDIVAMTSLYRPGPMEEIPTYITRRHVPSKVQYLHPDLEPILKNTYGVIIYQEQIMQIASKFAGFSYGEADILRRAMSKKNRAMLENERQHFVDGANQNGYSEQLSKQIFDLILKFADYGFPRAHAVSYSKIAYTMAYLKVHYPNYFYANILTNSIGNDKKTELMVTEAKSMNLKILPPDINESHWYYRATSKGIYLSLGAVKGVGYQSVKAIVEERYENGKYKDFFDLTRRLPNRVKTRKLLESLILVGAFDQFNENRATLLSTLDQVLDGASNVEQDELLFEFVTPKESYQAKEELPDKVLSDFEKEHLGFYISKHPVEKIFENKQLLGIYKLSNAKNNQPILVQIDKMNRIRTKNGQPMAFVTLNDGTKTLDGVIFPNVFKQIENILEDNDTFIVSGKFEERQNQTQLIINQLETLEHFENQKFKFARMLVLRNVEASNLDFDSFKTENNQDTIPVNLYHVAANKMEQIGLIKRDIETIETFIQKIPPENVRII from the coding sequence GTGAAGGCACATCTCAACATTCATACCGCCTATGACTTGCTTAATTCAAGTTTAAAAGTTCCGGATATTATTCAAAAGGCTGTGCAAGAAGGTTATGAAACGTTAGCAATTACAGATACGAACGTACTGCATGCTGTTCCTCAATTTTATGATGCAAGCATCAAAGCAGGCATTAAACCTGTTTTTGGTATGACTATTTATTTAAGTGATGGACTTACTGAGTTAGAGACGGTATTGCTTGCCAAAAATGAAGCGGGATTGAAATCACTTTATCAACTATCCTCTGCTATTAAAGTACAAGAAAAATACGCAACACCAATTGAATGGTTGAAAAAGTATCAAGATAACCTTGTCATTATTTTTAAAAACGTTACATCGGAACAATTAAATCTGGTTCATCATTTTGAGAAACATCCTGATTTGTATGTTGATCATCAAAGCAGCGGTGCGGCTGAAAGGTTAGATTTGAATATGGTGTATATGCAGGAGGCAAGGTACCTCAATGCTGAAGATGCAGATACACTCAGTGCTTTAAATGCAATCAAAGACAATCAAACTATAGATTTAGTAAATACAGGAAGTAATCATCATGCTCATTTTTATACACAAAACGAAGTAAATGATTTAGGGTTGTCTGCAGATGTAATTGAAAATACTGAGACACTAGCAGAGTTATGTACAACAGAAATTGAGTATCATCAGCCGCTTCTACCTCAATACCAAACACCAGATAATAGTTCCTCTAAAACATATTTATGGCATTTATTAGAGCAATCATTAGAAAAAATGGAGTTCGATCAATCGCAATATCGTGAACGACTAGAATATGAATTTAACATCATTACTGAAATGGGTTATGAAGACTACTTTTTAATCGTAAGTGACTTAATCCATTATGCCAAAACACACAATGTCATGGTAGGACCTGGTCGTGGTTCTTCTGCAGGTTCATTAGTCAGTTATTTGTTGAATATTACAACAATAGACCCGCTGCGTTATAACCTGCTTTTCGAACGTTTCTTAAACCCGGAGCGTGTCACAATGCCTGATATTGACATTGATTTCGAGGATACAAGACGTGAAAAAGTCATTCAATATGTGCAAGAGAAATACGGTGATTATCATGTCTCTGGAATTGTGACATTCGGCCATCTGCTCGCAAAAGCAGTTGCGAGAGATGTTGGCAGAATCATGGGCTTTGAAGAATCAACATTAAGTGAAATTTCTAAGTTGATTCCATCTAAATTAGGTATTACGCTCAGTGAAGCTTATCAAAATGAGAGCTTTAAAGAATTTGTACATCGAAATCACCGACATGAAAAATGGTTTGAGTTAAGTAAAAAATTAGAAGGCTTGCCAAGACATACGTCAACACATGCCGCTGGTATTATCATCAATGATCGACCATTATATGAGCATGTCCCATTATTTATGGGTGATACAGGATTACTGACTCAATGGACAATGACAGAAGATGAAAAATTAGGTTTATTGAAAATTGACTTTTTAGGTTTGAAAAATTTATCCATTATTCATCAGATTATTGATCAAGTAAAGAAAGATTTAAATGTTTCTATTGATATTGAAGCGATTCCTTTTGATGATCCTAAAGTTTTTGAAATGCTATCACGAGGAGATACAACGGGTCTTTTCCAATTAGAGTCTGATGGTGTGAGACAGGCATTGAAAAGACTGCAGCCTCAACATTTTGAGGATATTGTTGCCATGACTTCACTTTATCGTCCCGGACCTATGGAAGAAATTCCGACTTATATTACAAGACGACATGTTCCATCAAAAGTACAATATCTGCATCCTGATTTGGAACCTATCCTTAAAAATACTTACGGTGTCATTATTTACCAAGAACAAATAATGCAGATTGCCAGTAAATTCGCAGGATTCAGTTATGGTGAAGCGGATATTTTACGACGTGCGATGAGTAAGAAAAATAGAGCTATGCTCGAAAACGAGAGACAACACTTTGTCGATGGTGCGAATCAGAATGGTTACTCAGAACAGTTGAGCAAGCAAATTTTTGATTTGATTTTAAAATTTGCAGATTATGGTTTCCCGAGAGCGCATGCTGTCAGTTATTCAAAAATTGCATACACAATGGCTTATTTAAAAGTTCATTATCCTAACTATTTTTATGCAAATATACTTACTAACTCAATCGGTAATGATAAGAAAACTGAACTTATGGTAACTGAAGCTAAATCAATGAATTTGAAAATACTTCCACCTGATATTAATGAGAGTCATTGGTACTATAGAGCAACTTCTAAAGGTATTTATTTATCACTCGGTGCAGTAAAGGGTGTTGGATACCAAAGTGTGAAAGCAATTGTTGAAGAAAGGTACGAAAATGGAAAATATAAAGACTTCTTTGATTTAACCAGAAGATTGCCGAATAGAGTTAAAACTCGCAAATTGTTAGAATCACTTATTTTAGTCGGTGCATTTGATCAATTCAATGAAAATCGTGCAACGCTTCTATCAACCTTAGACCAAGTTTTAGATGGTGCAAGCAATGTGGAACAAGATGAGCTGTTATTTGAATTTGTGACACCTAAAGAAAGTTATCAAGCAAAAGAAGAATTGCCGGATAAGGTGTTGAGCGATTTTGAAAAAGAACATCTCGGTTTCTATATTTCAAAACATCCCGTCGAAAAAATATTTGAAAATAAACAACTGTTAGGAATATACAAACTTTCAAATGCGAAGAACAACCAACCTATATTAGTGCAAATTGATAAGATGAATCGTATTCGTACTAAAAATGGACAACCTATGGCATTTGTAACTTTAAATGATGGAACTAAAACATTAGATGGTGTAATATTCCCGAACGTCTTTAAACAAATTGAGAATATTTTGGAAGACAATGACACCTTTATTGTGAGCGGCAAATTTGAAGAACGCCAAAATCAAACACAGTTAATCATCAATCAATTAGAAACTTTGGAACACTTTGAAAATCAGAAATTCAAGTTTGCCAGAATGTTAGTATTGCGCAATGTTGAAGCGTCTAATCTAGATTTTGACAGTTTTAAAACAGAAAATAATCAAGATACGATTCCGGTAAATTTGTATCATGTAGCAGCTAATAAAATGGAACAGATTGGTTTAATAAAAAGAGATATAGAGACAATAGAAACGTTTATTCAGAAGATACCACCTGAAAATGTGAGAATCATTTAA
- a CDS encoding M24 family metallopeptidase, producing the protein MKTDEIVKEIRNQDAGAAWITTPLNVFYFTGYLSEPHERLLALLITAEGEQVLFVPKLEVEEVKASPFKGKVVGNADGEDPFKLVDYHFDKLLVENEHLTLKRQKELIEGFGVETFGDIDGTIKALRNVKTPEEIDKIKKAAELADKCIEIGVNFLKEGVTEKQVVRHIEYEIQTNYGVDQMSFDTMVLFGDHAASPHGVPGDRALQKDEYVLFDLGVVYEQYCSDMTRTVPFGTPDEKAKEVYDIVLKAEKEAIDMIKPGVVIGDVDKKARGIITEAGYGEYFVHRLGHGLGLEEHEYQDVAAHNTNKFVPGMVVTVEPGIYVPNEVGVRIEDDILVTEDGHEILTHYEK; encoded by the coding sequence GTGAAGACAGATGAAATAGTAAAAGAAATACGTAACCAAGACGCTGGTGCTGCTTGGATTACTACACCATTAAATGTTTTTTATTTTACGGGCTACTTAAGTGAACCGCATGAACGTTTATTAGCCCTTTTAATTACTGCTGAGGGCGAACAAGTTCTATTTGTTCCAAAACTTGAAGTAGAAGAAGTAAAAGCATCTCCATTTAAAGGCAAAGTTGTGGGAAATGCAGATGGAGAAGATCCATTTAAACTTGTTGATTATCATTTTGATAAATTACTTGTTGAAAATGAACATTTAACATTAAAACGCCAGAAAGAATTAATTGAAGGTTTTGGGGTTGAAACATTCGGAGATATCGACGGTACAATTAAAGCACTTCGAAATGTTAAAACACCTGAAGAAATTGATAAAATTAAAAAAGCAGCTGAACTTGCTGATAAATGTATTGAAATCGGCGTCAATTTCTTAAAAGAAGGCGTAACTGAAAAACAAGTTGTACGCCATATCGAATATGAAATTCAAACAAATTACGGTGTAGATCAAATGAGTTTCGACACAATGGTATTATTCGGTGATCATGCTGCTTCACCTCATGGTGTACCTGGAGATCGCGCACTTCAAAAAGATGAATATGTACTCTTTGATTTAGGAGTCGTATATGAACAATACTGCAGTGATATGACACGTACAGTACCATTCGGTACACCTGATGAAAAAGCTAAAGAAGTATATGATATTGTTCTTAAAGCTGAAAAAGAAGCAATTGATATGATTAAACCAGGTGTAGTAATTGGTGATGTTGATAAAAAAGCACGCGGTATTATTACTGAAGCAGGTTATGGCGAATATTTCGTACACCGTTTAGGACATGGATTAGGCTTAGAAGAACATGAATATCAAGATGTAGCAGCGCATAATACAAATAAATTTGTCCCTGGAATGGTAGTAACAGTTGAACCAGGTATTTACGTTCCTAACGAAGTAGGCGTTCGAATTGAAGATGATATTTTAGTTACAGAAGATGGTCATGAAATATTAACACATTACGAAAAATAA
- a CDS encoding NADP-dependent malic enzyme, translated as MSLRDEALEMHKKNQGKLEVTPKVKVTNKEELSLAYSPGVAEPCKEIYEDPRKVYDYTAKGNTVAVITDGTAVLGLGNIGAEASIPVMEGKAVLFKSFAGINGVPIALDTTDTEEIIKTVKYLQPNYGGINLEDISAPRCFEIENRLKKETKIPVFHDDQHGTAIVTMAGLINALRITDKSLSDIKVVLNGAGAAGIAIVKLLYSYGVRNMIMCDSKGAIYEGRPYGMNPTKDFVAEWTNKDKQEGKLSDVIKGADVFIGVSVANALSQDMVKSMNEDSIIFAMANPNPEITPDDAKAAGAKVVGTGRSDFPNQINNVLAFPGIFRGALDVEATHINEKMKQAAVSAIADLIQPDELSPDYCIPAPFDRRVAPSVARNVAKAAMESGVSRVEVDPDEIYNKTMRLTDI; from the coding sequence TTGTCTTTAAGAGATGAAGCACTTGAAATGCATAAAAAGAATCAAGGAAAATTAGAAGTTACACCTAAAGTGAAAGTGACTAACAAAGAAGAATTAAGCTTAGCTTACTCTCCAGGCGTTGCAGAACCCTGCAAAGAAATATATGAAGATCCTCGTAAAGTATATGATTATACAGCAAAAGGCAATACAGTAGCTGTTATTACTGATGGTACAGCTGTTTTAGGTCTAGGTAATATTGGCGCTGAAGCAAGTATACCTGTTATGGAAGGTAAAGCCGTCTTATTTAAAAGTTTTGCTGGCATTAATGGCGTTCCGATTGCTTTAGATACCACAGATACTGAAGAAATCATTAAAACTGTAAAATATTTACAACCTAATTATGGCGGTATCAACTTAGAAGATATTTCAGCACCGCGTTGTTTTGAAATTGAAAACAGATTGAAGAAAGAAACAAAGATACCAGTTTTCCATGATGATCAGCATGGTACTGCGATTGTCACAATGGCAGGTTTAATTAATGCATTGAGAATTACAGATAAATCGCTGTCAGATATTAAAGTGGTTTTAAATGGTGCAGGTGCAGCGGGTATCGCAATTGTTAAATTATTATATTCATATGGTGTAAGAAATATGATTATGTGTGATTCTAAAGGAGCTATCTATGAAGGTCGTCCTTATGGTATGAATCCGACTAAAGATTTTGTAGCGGAATGGACGAATAAGGATAAGCAAGAAGGCAAACTTTCTGATGTGATTAAAGGGGCTGATGTCTTTATCGGTGTGTCTGTTGCAAACGCACTTTCTCAAGATATGGTAAAATCAATGAATGAAGACAGTATTATTTTTGCAATGGCAAATCCTAATCCTGAAATCACTCCTGATGATGCTAAAGCTGCGGGGGCTAAAGTAGTGGGAACTGGACGTTCAGATTTTCCTAACCAAATCAATAATGTTTTAGCATTTCCGGGTATTTTCAGAGGTGCATTAGATGTTGAAGCAACGCATATTAATGAAAAAATGAAACAAGCAGCTGTTTCAGCAATTGCAGATTTAATTCAGCCTGATGAATTATCACCGGATTATTGTATTCCAGCACCTTTTGATAGACGTGTTGCACCATCAGTTGCGCGCAATGTAGCAAAAGCTGCTATGGAATCTGGAGTATCTAGGGTTGAAGTTGACCCAGATGAAATATACAATAAAACGATGAGATTAACTGATATTTAA
- a CDS encoding DHH family phosphoesterase gives MNNFNEIMNTIAETETIIIHRHVRPDPDAYGSQLGLKSYLQLKFPDKTIYAVGESEPSLDFMGTFDAVKDDDYKDALVIVCDTANAPRIDDQRFDNGQKLIKIDHHPPVDQYGDLNYVNTDASSTSEIIFDIISYFNDASIINENTARLLYLGIVGDTGRFFFNNTTPHTMQVAADLLKYHFDHSAELNKMAEKDPKLAPFQGYVLQNFDLNENGFAKVQITEDVLKQYGLVPNEASQFVNTISDLRGLKVWVFAVDEGSEIRCRLRSKGIVINDIAQKFGGGGHPNASGVSVDNWQEFDALAAELNKRAEEN, from the coding sequence ATGAACAACTTTAATGAAATTATGAATACAATTGCAGAAACAGAAACAATCATTATTCACAGACATGTACGTCCAGACCCTGATGCATATGGGTCACAATTAGGATTGAAATCATATCTTCAATTAAAATTTCCTGATAAAACAATCTATGCAGTAGGAGAAAGTGAACCTTCATTAGATTTCATGGGAACTTTTGATGCAGTGAAAGATGATGATTATAAAGATGCACTTGTCATTGTCTGCGATACTGCAAATGCGCCAAGAATTGATGACCAACGTTTTGATAATGGTCAAAAATTGATTAAAATCGATCACCATCCACCAGTTGATCAATACGGAGATTTAAACTATGTCAATACAGATGCTTCATCTACAAGTGAAATTATTTTTGATATAATTTCATATTTTAATGATGCATCTATTATCAATGAAAATACAGCGAGACTTTTGTATTTAGGAATTGTCGGAGATACAGGCCGCTTCTTCTTTAACAATACAACACCGCATACGATGCAAGTTGCAGCTGATTTATTGAAATATCATTTCGACCATAGTGCAGAATTAAATAAAATGGCTGAGAAAGACCCTAAACTAGCACCATTCCAAGGCTATGTTTTACAAAACTTTGACTTGAATGAAAATGGATTTGCTAAAGTACAAATTACTGAAGATGTATTGAAGCAGTATGGTTTAGTTCCTAATGAAGCTTCTCAATTTGTCAATACAATTTCAGATTTACGAGGTTTGAAAGTATGGGTGTTTGCTGTGGATGAAGGTTCTGAAATTCGTTGCAGATTACGTTCAAAAGGTATTGTTATCAATGATATCGCTCAAAAATTCGGAGGCGGAGGTCATCCGAATGCGTCTGGTGTTTCAGTAGATAATTGGCAAGAATTTGATGCACTTGCAGCTGAATTGAATAAAAGAGCTGAAGAGAATTAA
- a CDS encoding metal-dependent hydrolase has product MKLSFHGQSTIYFEANGKKVIVDPFITGNELSDLNAEDVEVDYIVLTHGHGDHFGDTVEIAKKNNATVVGLAEVADYLSTSQGVENVHPMNIGGKWEFEFGSVKYVQAFHSSSLTNEDGIPVYLGASTGLILEVDGKTIYHCGDTGLFSDMKLIADRHPVDICFVPIGDNFTMGIEDASYAINEFIQPKISVPIHYDTFPYIEQNPEDFKKLVNKGEVQILKPGEEVKFD; this is encoded by the coding sequence ATGAAATTATCATTCCATGGACAATCAACTATTTATTTTGAAGCAAACGGCAAGAAAGTCATCGTAGATCCATTTATTACAGGTAATGAATTATCTGATTTGAATGCAGAAGATGTTGAAGTCGATTATATCGTATTAACACATGGTCACGGAGATCATTTTGGGGATACGGTAGAAATTGCTAAAAAAAATAATGCCACTGTAGTAGGTTTAGCAGAAGTTGCAGATTACTTATCAACATCACAAGGCGTTGAAAATGTGCATCCTATGAATATCGGCGGCAAGTGGGAATTTGAATTTGGTTCTGTAAAATATGTACAAGCATTTCATAGTTCAAGTTTAACGAATGAAGATGGAATTCCTGTTTATTTAGGTGCATCTACAGGATTGATTTTAGAAGTAGATGGCAAAACAATTTATCATTGCGGTGACACTGGTTTATTCAGTGATATGAAACTGATTGCAGATCGTCATCCGGTAGATATATGCTTTGTTCCGATTGGTGATAACTTTACTATGGGAATTGAAGATGCAAGCTATGCGATTAATGAATTTATCCAACCTAAAATCTCAGTACCAATTCATTATGATACTTTCCCTTATATTGAACAAAATCCTGAAGACTTCAAAAAATTAGTGAATAAAGGTGAAGTTCAAATATTAAAACCAGGTGAAGAAGTAAAATTCGATTAA